Part of the Bradyrhizobium sp. AZCC 1721 genome, CCGTGATCCCTGATACTGCGGACCAACTGCACGAATGTATCGGTTTCCGAGGCATTCATGCCGGAGACCGGCTCATCGAGCAGCAGCATCGAGGGCTCGGCGGCCAGCGCCAACGCCACGCCGACAAGCCGCTGCTCGCCATAAGACAGCGACCCTGCCCTGATAGCCGATAGCGAACGGTTCTCCGACGACGCGGTATTTTCCCGGTTCCTGTCGCTGGACGTAGGGCAGCGTCTCGCTGCCCTGCACGGCGGCATCGATGCGACCTTGCTTGAGCTGGTTGCGGACATCGATGCTGTTTTCGCCCGGAACATATTGCACGGCGGGGTTTCCGCTGGCTTCGCAGTTCTGCTTGCTCCACTTCTCGATCTCGATCGGGAAACTGGTGCTTCGCGTCGTTCCGACCTTCTTGCCACAGAGATCGATGGCTGACTTCACCGCGCTGTCAGCCAGAACGAAGAACTGCGGGCCTGTAGTCAGGTAGTCGACGAAATCAGCCGTCTCGCGGCGTGAACTCCGATCCGAAATGCCGCTGATGATGAAATCGGCGCGCTTGGTCTGTAACGAGGGGATCAGTTCGGCGAACGGCGTTTCGCTCCATATGATCTTCACATTCAGCCGTTTCGCGAGCTCGTTGGCGAGATCGATGTCGAGCCCAACGAACTGGTTGGTCGAGGGATCGCGATACTCCATCGGCGCGTAGGTCGAATTGACCGTGAGCCGCAATGCGCCCGCCTGCTTGATCGCATCAGGCAGTTCGACGGCGTTCGCCGTCGCAACAGCAGTCAGCGCAGCAAGACCGGCGGAGCTCGAGATGCGTTTCATATCAGCTCCCTCGTTGGCGCCGCGACCGGCTGCCTGACGTCCGGCTCGACGACACCGGCGCGCTCCGTGATGACAGCATATTGCTCCGGCCGCCGATGGGCGGCGAAATTGAACATCTTGTCCTTGCCTTGGCGGCAGAGATCGAGGTCGAGGTCGGCGACAAGAACTTCATCCGCGAGCGTCTGCGCTTCGGCGACTATTCGGCCATCAGGGTCCACGATGCAGGAGCCGCCGATCAGTCCGGAGCCGTCCTCGTCGCCCGCCTTGGCGACCGCGATTGCCCAGGTCGCGTTCATGTAGGCATTGGCTTGAGTTACGAGCGTCGAATGAAAGGTGCGAAGCACAGCGTCTTCCGTAACCCCGCCGTTTGGATCGTAAGCCGCAGAATTGTAGCCGACGCAGACCAGTTCGACGCCCTGCAGGCCCAGAACCCGCCATGCTTCCGGCCAGCGGCGATCGTTACAGATCATCATGCCCACGATGGCGTGGCACCAGCCGGGTCCCGCCCGAAAAGCGGGAAATCCCAAATTGCCATATTCAAAATATCGCTTTTCAAGCTGCTGGTAGCGCGCGCCGGCACGCACCTCGACCGAGCCGGGCAAGTGCACCTTGCGATAGCGACCGAGAACTTCGCCGTCGCTGTCGACGAGGATCGAACAGTTGTACCGCCGCCCTTCCGAAGTCAGTTCGGCGTAACCGACATAGAAGCCGACACCAAGCGTCCGCGCGCGATCGAACAACGGCTGCACCGCCGGATTCGGCATGCCGTGCTCGTAATATTGATCGAGCGCCCCGCCCTCGATTAGCCATCGCGGGAAGAAAGTCGTGAATGCCAACTCGGGAAACACCACCAGCTTCGCGCCAAGCGCGGCAGCCTGATCGAGGAGCTTTAACATCCGATCGAGCGTGCGCTCTCGCGTATCAGCCTTTTGCGTCGGCCCCATCTGAGCGGCGGCGGCGCGAAGAACACGGACCAACATTGCCTCCAATCTATGCGGATTGCTGCCTCATTAGGCGGATGATCTCAACCGAACTGCGCGCAACAACGCACGCTATTACGCAAACACACGACGCCAATGGCAATCACTCGTGCTATGATATTTTCGCCCAGACTATAATCGGCAGTTATTATGAACTTGCGCCAACTCGAGATCCTGCGTGCAGTCATTCGCCACCGGACGACAGTCGCGG contains:
- a CDS encoding AAA family ATPase, translating into MARRSERREAPVSRSRSRSGASRTAKPAETPPCNMFRAKTASMSATSSSKVASMPPCRAARRCPTSSDRNRENTASSENRSLSAIRAGSLSYGEQRLVGVALALAAEPSMLLLDEPVSGMNASETDTFVQLVRSIRDHGATILLVEHDMPMVMSVSDRIVVLNYGRIIAEGPPDVIRNDPAVIEAYLGQGATRA
- a CDS encoding N-carbamoyl-D-amino-acid hydrolase, which encodes MLVRVLRAAAAQMGPTQKADTRERTLDRMLKLLDQAAALGAKLVVFPELAFTTFFPRWLIEGGALDQYYEHGMPNPAVQPLFDRARTLGVGFYVGYAELTSEGRRYNCSILVDSDGEVLGRYRKVHLPGSVEVRAGARYQQLEKRYFEYGNLGFPAFRAGPGWCHAIVGMMICNDRRWPEAWRVLGLQGVELVCVGYNSAAYDPNGGVTEDAVLRTFHSTLVTQANAYMNATWAIAVAKAGDEDGSGLIGGSCIVDPDGRIVAEAQTLADEVLVADLDLDLCRQGKDKMFNFAAHRRPEQYAVITERAGVVEPDVRQPVAAPTRELI